The Coprobacter tertius genome includes a region encoding these proteins:
- the rpoN gene encoding RNA polymerase factor sigma-54 — translation MLKQQLQLKLQQKLSPQQIQVMRMLELTAIELEERIKQELVDNPALEEGPEEHNDDNLLSEEENNNTETAEDISLGDYLSEDDIPDYKLEADNFSHKDRREEIPFSGNSSFHDGLLRQLGLRNLNEEDTRIAEYIIGNIDDNGYLQRSLQAISDDLIFQAGIDVSTEKLEELLQIIQDFEPAGIGATNLRECLMLQLERKPATPANLLAYRIVDEMFEEFSKKHYDKILRQLNVNKEELKDAITEITSLNPKPGGGADSFEAGGNHIIPDFIVDEQDGELTLSLNNGELPELRVNRSYADMLKDYTGNKENQTREKKDALLFVKQKLDAAQWFIDAVKQRQQTMLSVMEVILLLQREFFMTGDESTLKPMILRDVAERTGYDISTISRASNSKYVQTNFGVFPLKYFFSESMQNNSGEEISSREIKKILQECIDHEDKKKPLADDKLCELLKEKGYVIARRTVAKYREQLGIPVARLRKEI, via the coding sequence ATGCTGAAACAACAATTACAACTGAAGCTGCAACAGAAACTGTCACCTCAACAGATTCAGGTCATGAGAATGCTCGAGTTGACAGCCATCGAACTGGAAGAACGGATAAAACAGGAGTTAGTAGATAATCCGGCTCTCGAGGAAGGCCCCGAAGAACATAATGACGATAATCTGCTTTCGGAGGAAGAAAATAATAATACAGAAACAGCCGAAGATATTTCTTTGGGAGATTATCTCAGTGAAGACGATATCCCCGATTATAAACTCGAAGCCGATAATTTTTCCCATAAAGACCGAAGAGAAGAAATCCCGTTTTCCGGTAATTCTTCATTCCACGATGGACTCCTTCGCCAACTCGGATTACGTAACCTGAACGAAGAAGACACTCGAATTGCTGAATATATTATCGGTAACATCGATGATAACGGATACTTGCAACGATCGTTACAAGCGATATCCGACGACCTGATATTCCAGGCCGGTATCGATGTCAGTACCGAAAAACTGGAAGAGTTACTGCAAATCATACAGGATTTTGAACCGGCAGGCATAGGTGCGACCAATCTAAGAGAATGCCTAATGTTACAACTCGAACGCAAACCGGCCACACCTGCTAATCTCTTGGCTTATCGCATCGTAGATGAAATGTTTGAAGAATTCAGTAAGAAACACTACGACAAAATATTACGCCAGCTTAACGTTAATAAAGAAGAACTAAAGGATGCCATAACAGAAATAACTTCGTTGAACCCTAAACCGGGAGGAGGCGCAGATTCTTTCGAAGCTGGAGGGAACCACATCATTCCCGATTTTATCGTCGATGAGCAAGACGGAGAACTCACACTGAGTCTCAACAACGGAGAGCTGCCTGAATTGAGAGTAAATCGGTCTTATGCCGATATGTTGAAAGATTATACCGGAAATAAAGAAAATCAGACTCGAGAAAAGAAAGACGCACTGCTATTTGTAAAACAAAAACTCGACGCCGCCCAATGGTTTATCGACGCCGTAAAACAAAGGCAACAAACTATGCTTTCCGTTATGGAAGTAATTTTATTACTGCAACGGGAATTTTTCATGACAGGAGATGAAAGCACCCTCAAGCCGATGATACTTCGCGATGTAGCAGAACGTACAGGGTATGATATTTCTACTATATCCCGGGCAAGCAACAGTAAATACGTGCAAACAAACTTCGGAGTTTTTCCGTTAAAGTATTTCTTCTCCGAATCGATGCAGAATAATTCGGGAGAAGAAATATCTTCCCGTGAAATAAAAAAAATATTACAGGAATGCATCGATCATGAAGATAAAAAAAAGCCATTGGCCGATGATAAACTCTGCGAATTGCTGAAAGAAAAAGGCTATGTAATCGCAAGACGCACTGTTGCAAAATACAGAGAGCAACTGGGAATACCGGTAGCCCGGTTGAGAAAAGAAATATAA
- a CDS encoding alpha-L-rhamnosidase C-terminal domain-containing protein — MKRHLLFTVFMTIFISCITAQHKRFDDFFDSSHFKPVKLSSATLSPQRIVWVSTTDKNTISAPDNLLKPFDGQLATNTTDFCTFFKQEDTDTAAVILDFGREIYGNIRIFAPIRSDKKTVRIRVRLGESVSETMSETGGTTADSSATNDHSLRDYILEIPWLGSIETGQSGFRFVRIDLLDKGVKLPLKTVQAICRYRDIPYLGSFHCNDERLNRIWETGAYTVHLNMQEYLWDGIKRDRLVWLGDMHPEVMTITSVFGNNEVITKSLDFARDNTPLPGWMNDMCAYSLWWLIIHRDLYLYSGNYEYLKKQHTYISGLLRQIISHIHNGKEALPTGRFLDWPTARNPNVIHSGLQSLSLISMRAGEQLAIWLEDKKLQKECSDCALNLEKNIPELHDNKQAAALSVLAGYGNVEETALAVIARDGAERFATFYGYYMLEALAAGNCYEQALKIISDYWGAMLDLGATTFWEDLDYSDALKAARIDEVIPAGKYDIHAKGGDHCYKGFRHSFCHGWASGPTAWMSRYVLGAIPIEPGCKTVRISPHLGNLDWVEGTVPTPLGIIKISHKKSSSGKITSRVEAPEGIRVILKK; from the coding sequence ATGAAACGACATCTTCTTTTTACAGTCTTCATGACGATCTTTATTTCCTGTATAACAGCACAGCATAAGCGATTTGACGATTTTTTCGATTCATCTCATTTCAAACCTGTAAAATTATCTTCGGCGACACTTTCTCCTCAACGTATCGTATGGGTATCTACTACCGACAAAAATACGATTTCAGCACCCGATAACCTATTGAAACCTTTCGACGGACAACTTGCAACCAACACGACGGATTTTTGTACCTTTTTTAAGCAAGAAGATACTGATACGGCTGCCGTAATTCTCGATTTCGGGCGGGAAATATATGGGAATATACGTATTTTCGCCCCTATACGCAGTGATAAAAAAACAGTACGGATAAGGGTTAGACTGGGTGAATCGGTAAGTGAAACCATGAGTGAAACCGGAGGTACGACAGCCGACTCATCGGCAACAAACGATCATTCATTACGAGATTACATTTTAGAAATACCGTGGCTAGGAAGTATAGAAACCGGGCAATCGGGCTTTCGATTCGTACGCATCGATCTACTCGATAAAGGAGTAAAATTACCATTGAAGACCGTGCAGGCAATATGCCGATACCGTGATATTCCGTATCTGGGAAGTTTCCATTGTAATGACGAACGCTTGAACCGCATCTGGGAAACAGGCGCTTATACTGTACACCTGAATATGCAGGAATACTTGTGGGACGGAATAAAGCGCGACCGCCTCGTCTGGTTGGGAGATATGCATCCGGAGGTAATGACTATTACTTCGGTTTTCGGAAATAACGAAGTAATTACGAAAAGTCTTGATTTCGCACGAGACAATACCCCCCTTCCCGGATGGATGAACGACATGTGCGCTTATTCGTTATGGTGGCTTATCATCCACCGGGACCTCTACCTATATAGCGGAAATTATGAATATCTGAAAAAACAGCATACTTATATTTCGGGATTATTGCGGCAAATAATCAGTCACATTCATAATGGAAAAGAGGCTTTACCTACCGGACGTTTTCTCGACTGGCCAACAGCACGCAACCCAAATGTAATTCATTCGGGGCTACAATCGCTTTCTCTAATCAGTATGCGAGCCGGTGAACAACTGGCAATCTGGCTGGAAGACAAAAAACTTCAGAAAGAATGTTCTGACTGCGCATTGAATCTCGAAAAGAACATACCCGAACTACATGATAATAAACAAGCTGCAGCTCTCTCCGTATTAGCCGGTTACGGTAATGTAGAAGAAACCGCTCTTGCAGTAATCGCACGTGACGGGGCGGAACGTTTTGCAACATTTTATGGTTACTACATGCTCGAAGCTCTTGCAGCTGGTAATTGCTACGAACAGGCTCTAAAAATCATATCCGACTATTGGGGGGCTATGCTCGACCTCGGAGCTACTACATTTTGGGAAGATCTCGATTACAGCGATGCGTTGAAAGCTGCACGCATCGATGAAGTCATTCCGGCAGGTAAATACGATATACACGCCAAAGGTGGAGATCATTGCTACAAAGGATTCAGACATAGTTTTTGCCACGGATGGGCATCGGGTCCTACGGCCTGGATGAGTCGGTATGTATTAGGCGCAATACCAATAGAACCGGGTTGCAAAACCGTGCGTATTTCACCACATCTCGGAAATCTAGATTGGGTGGAAGGGACAGTTCCTACCCCCTTAGGCATTATTAAAATATCACATAAAAAAAGTTCTTCAGGAAAGATAACAAGCCGGGTAGAAGCCCCAGAAGGAATACGAGTAATACTAAAAAAATAA
- a CDS encoding sensor histidine kinase gives MNIKTRLILSIGILVSMIILLVALSIINLQLLTATDPDSPAAKPALDQALIWITVIGGICILIGIFLLFRMPGFIIRPIRELKAGILEIANYNYEKRLKFEPRSEFADVAEGFNRMAEKLSEYRASTLNDILAGKKYIEAIVNSITEPIIGLSNDNEILFINNEALNILNLKRENAYRKSATELALKNDLLRRLIRELVTPDEKKEPLKIYADNKECYFQAKYIPINTEYNGEKESSGTGHVILLKNITEFKELDTAKTTFISTISHELKTPISAILMSLQLLEDKRIGNLNQEQEELSKSIKENSERLLSITGELLNMTQVEAGKLQLMPKITKPIELINYAITANRVQAEKFGCQIEVEYPEKINKLFVDSEKIAWVITNLLSNAIRYSKENGRVIIGAKQEDRTIVLFVKDFGKGIDPRYHQSIFDRYFRVPGTKVQGSGLGLSISKDFVEAHGGTLTVESAIGVGSTFIIKLPCR, from the coding sequence ATGAATATAAAAACAAGATTAATTCTAAGTATCGGCATATTGGTAAGCATGATCATATTATTGGTCGCATTGTCGATTATCAACCTACAGTTACTTACGGCAACCGACCCAGACAGTCCTGCCGCAAAACCGGCTCTCGATCAAGCTCTTATCTGGATAACTGTTATCGGAGGAATCTGCATTCTTATCGGTATATTCCTACTTTTCAGAATGCCCGGATTTATAATCCGTCCGATCAGGGAACTAAAAGCGGGTATTCTCGAAATTGCCAATTACAATTATGAGAAACGACTTAAATTCGAACCACGCAGTGAATTTGCCGATGTTGCAGAAGGATTTAACCGTATGGCTGAAAAACTTTCAGAATACCGAGCCAGCACATTAAACGATATACTGGCCGGCAAAAAATATATCGAAGCCATTGTAAACAGCATTACCGAGCCTATTATCGGATTAAGCAACGACAATGAAATCTTATTTATCAACAACGAGGCTTTAAATATTCTTAATTTGAAACGGGAAAACGCATACCGCAAATCGGCAACCGAGTTAGCATTGAAAAACGACTTGTTAAGACGTCTGATTAGGGAATTGGTTACTCCCGACGAAAAGAAAGAACCATTGAAAATATACGCCGATAATAAAGAATGTTATTTTCAGGCTAAATACATTCCCATAAATACCGAATATAATGGAGAAAAGGAATCGTCGGGGACCGGACACGTTATATTACTTAAAAATATTACCGAATTTAAAGAACTCGATACTGCTAAAACTACGTTTATTTCAACGATTTCCCACGAACTGAAAACTCCGATCTCTGCTATTTTAATGAGCCTGCAACTACTTGAAGACAAACGAATTGGAAATCTAAACCAGGAGCAGGAAGAACTCTCGAAAAGCATTAAGGAAAACAGTGAAAGGTTGCTAAGTATTACCGGAGAATTACTGAATATGACACAAGTAGAAGCCGGAAAACTGCAACTAATGCCCAAGATCACAAAACCGATTGAACTTATCAATTACGCTATTACCGCTAATCGTGTACAAGCCGAAAAATTCGGATGCCAGATAGAAGTGGAATATCCCGAAAAAATAAACAAGCTATTTGTCGACAGCGAAAAAATCGCTTGGGTAATTACCAATTTGTTAAGTAATGCGATACGTTACTCAAAAGAAAACGGGCGAGTCATCATCGGGGCTAAACAAGAAGACAGAACCATCGTGCTTTTTGTGAAAGATTTCGGAAAAGGAATCGACCCACGCTATCACCAAAGTATTTTCGACCGTTATTTCAGGGTTCCGGGAACAAAAGTTCAGGGGAGCGGGCTCGGACTTTCCATCTCTAAAGACTTTGTAGAAGCGCACGGAGGAACTCTTACCGTTGAAAGCGCAATCGGTGTAGGAAGTACATTTATAATAAAACTCCCCTGCAGATAA
- a CDS encoding sensor protein KdpD, producing MNREENIQHFLELIKESRRGKFKIYIGMIAGVGKSYRMLQEAHDLLSNGVDVQIGYIETHGRPGTEALVEGLTVIPRRKIFYKGKELEEMDLDTIIRIRPEIVIVDELAHTNVEGSKNEKRWQDVMTLLDEGINVISAVNIQHIESLNEEVQEISGIEVKERIPDSVLEQADEVVNIDLTAEELVERLKAGKIYRPEKVQTALKNFFKSENILQLRELALKEVALRVEKKVENEVVSDIQRVRHEKVMACISSNEKTPRKIIRKAARLATRYNTKFWILYVQTPRENPDRIALSSQRHLLNHFKLATELGGEVIRIPSEDIPGTIMQVCKEKQITTLCMGSPRLKIPWALFSIMRYKKLIESLSQNNTDLIILA from the coding sequence ATGAACAGAGAAGAAAATATACAACATTTTCTCGAACTCATAAAAGAATCGCGTCGAGGGAAATTTAAAATATATATCGGAATGATCGCCGGCGTAGGAAAATCATACCGTATGTTACAAGAAGCGCACGACCTACTCAGTAATGGAGTGGATGTACAAATAGGCTATATCGAAACACACGGACGCCCCGGAACAGAGGCTTTAGTTGAAGGACTTACAGTAATACCCCGCCGAAAAATTTTCTATAAAGGGAAAGAACTCGAAGAGATGGATCTCGACACGATTATACGCATACGGCCAGAAATCGTTATTGTAGATGAACTGGCTCATACCAACGTAGAAGGAAGCAAAAACGAAAAACGTTGGCAAGACGTAATGACTTTACTCGATGAAGGTATAAATGTAATCAGTGCCGTAAACATCCAACATATCGAAAGTCTCAACGAAGAAGTACAGGAAATTTCAGGAATAGAAGTTAAAGAACGTATTCCCGATAGTGTTCTCGAACAAGCTGATGAAGTAGTAAACATCGACTTAACCGCAGAAGAATTGGTAGAGCGCCTGAAAGCCGGTAAAATTTACCGGCCTGAAAAAGTACAAACGGCTCTCAAAAATTTTTTCAAATCGGAAAACATCTTGCAACTCCGTGAACTCGCGCTAAAAGAAGTTGCATTGCGCGTTGAGAAAAAAGTAGAAAATGAAGTTGTAAGCGACATACAGCGAGTGCGTCATGAGAAAGTAATGGCCTGTATCAGCAGTAACGAAAAAACGCCTCGTAAAATCATACGGAAAGCAGCCCGTCTGGCGACCCGTTATAATACAAAATTCTGGATACTGTATGTACAAACACCCCGCGAAAACCCCGACCGCATCGCTCTTTCGAGCCAAAGACACTTACTGAACCATTTTAAACTGGCAACCGAATTGGGAGGAGAAGTCATCCGCATTCCTTCCGAAGATATTCCGGGTACAATTATGCAAGTATGCAAAGAAAAACAAATTACGACATTATGTATGGGAAGTCCTCGATTAAAAATACCATGGGCTCTCTTTTCGATAATGCGTTATAAGAAATTAATCGAATCTCTCTCTCAGAATAATACAGATTTAATTATTTTAGCCTAA
- a CDS encoding K(+)-transporting ATPase subunit C, producing MKSNLIKSLRITLVFCLFFAVCYILVLWAYARIAGPNEGNAELATLNGKVVGAVNIGQSFTQDIYFWGRPSAVDYTADGSGGSNKGPTNEEYLNEVEARIDTFLVHHPYLTRKDVPAEMVTASGSGLDPDITPECAYVQIKRIALARNVSEDAILKLVDQQKEKPFLSLFGPAKVNVLKLNIALDKEFNQK from the coding sequence ATGAAATCGAATCTTATAAAATCATTACGTATCACTCTCGTATTCTGCTTATTTTTTGCAGTCTGTTACATTCTGGTTTTGTGGGCCTATGCCCGCATAGCCGGTCCTAATGAAGGAAATGCCGAACTGGCTACCCTAAACGGAAAAGTAGTAGGAGCCGTCAATATCGGACAGTCATTTACACAGGATATTTATTTTTGGGGACGACCTTCAGCGGTAGATTACACAGCCGACGGATCGGGAGGTAGCAATAAAGGGCCTACAAACGAAGAATACCTCAATGAAGTAGAAGCCCGTATCGATACATTTCTTGTCCATCATCCTTATCTGACTCGTAAAGACGTTCCGGCAGAAATGGTTACCGCCAGTGGTTCGGGACTCGACCCCGATATTACGCCCGAATGTGCATATGTTCAGATAAAACGGATAGCACTGGCCCGAAATGTATCTGAAGACGCTATACTGAAATTAGTTGATCAACAAAAAGAAAAGCCGTTTTTGTCCCTTTTCGGACCGGCTAAAGTAAATGTATTAAAATTGAATATTGCACTCGACAAAGAGTTTAATCAAAAATAA
- the kdpB gene encoding potassium-transporting ATPase subunit KdpB: MKDNKSASLFQKKQVKDSIKQSFVKLDPRMMIKNPIMFTVEASTAVMLVMTIYSLFNDVQGSFAYNALVFIILLLTLLFANFAEAIAEARGKAQADSLRKTREETVARRIVNEKVEITSSSQLKKGDIFECETGDIIPADGEIIEGLASIDESAITGESAPVIREAGGDKSSVTGGTKVLSDHIRVKVTTEPGESFLDKMIALVEGASRKKTPNEIALTILLAGFTLVFIIVCVTLKPFADYTGTTIKIASLISLFVCLIPTTIGGLLSAIGIAGMDRALRANVITKSGKAVETAGDIDTLLLDKTGTITIGNRKATKFWPNSDMNIDFKKFTEYCMLSSIADDTPEGKSIIELGRESGFHMHNLDAHVSKMVRFSAETKCSGVNLKDGTEIRKGAFDTIRRITENAGNPFPKEIEELIQAISSNGGTPLVVCVDKKVVGVIELQDIIKPGIQERFARLRKMGVKTVMVTGDNPLTAKYIAKEAGVDDFIAEAKPEDKMNYIRKEQDTGKLVAMMGDGTNDAPALAQANVGVAMNSGTQAAKEAGNMVDLDNDPTKLIEIVEIGKQLLMTRGTLTTFSIANDVAKYFAIVPALFMLSIPELAALNIMHLHSPESAILSAVIFNAIIIPILIPLALRGVKYKPIGASALLRRNLLIYGLGGIIAPFVGIKLIDLFISLFF; this comes from the coding sequence ATGAAAGATAATAAATCAGCTTCATTATTTCAGAAGAAGCAAGTAAAAGACAGTATTAAACAATCATTCGTGAAACTCGATCCACGAATGATGATAAAAAACCCGATCATGTTTACGGTCGAAGCATCGACTGCCGTGATGCTTGTAATGACTATTTATTCTCTGTTTAACGACGTACAAGGTTCGTTCGCTTATAATGCGCTTGTATTTATCATTCTTCTCTTAACACTTTTATTCGCCAATTTCGCTGAAGCTATTGCCGAAGCTCGAGGAAAAGCGCAGGCCGACAGTTTACGTAAAACGAGAGAAGAAACGGTCGCTCGCCGCATCGTTAATGAAAAAGTCGAGATTACCAGTAGCTCACAGTTGAAAAAAGGAGACATATTTGAATGCGAAACAGGGGATATTATACCCGCTGACGGAGAAATCATTGAAGGACTCGCCTCGATCGATGAAAGTGCAATTACCGGTGAAAGCGCCCCTGTAATACGAGAAGCCGGAGGAGATAAAAGCTCGGTTACCGGAGGTACGAAAGTACTCTCAGATCATATAAGAGTAAAAGTAACCACTGAACCGGGAGAGAGTTTTCTCGACAAGATGATTGCTCTGGTCGAAGGAGCCTCGAGGAAGAAAACCCCTAACGAAATAGCACTTACCATATTACTGGCCGGCTTCACTCTTGTTTTTATCATAGTATGTGTCACTCTGAAACCATTTGCCGATTATACCGGCACAACCATTAAGATCGCATCGCTTATTTCGTTATTCGTATGCCTTATACCTACTACGATCGGTGGACTGCTTTCGGCCATCGGAATCGCAGGTATGGACCGAGCTTTACGAGCCAATGTAATTACCAAATCGGGTAAAGCTGTTGAAACAGCCGGTGACATAGATACACTTTTACTCGATAAAACTGGCACAATCACAATCGGGAATCGTAAAGCGACAAAATTCTGGCCGAATTCCGATATGAATATCGATTTTAAGAAATTTACAGAATACTGTATGCTCTCTTCTATAGCCGACGATACCCCCGAAGGTAAATCTATCATTGAATTGGGACGGGAAAGCGGATTTCACATGCATAATCTCGATGCACATGTATCTAAGATGGTCCGCTTCAGTGCCGAAACCAAATGTTCGGGAGTAAATCTGAAAGACGGCACCGAAATACGAAAAGGAGCTTTCGATACTATCCGTAGAATAACGGAAAATGCCGGTAACCCTTTCCCGAAAGAAATTGAAGAACTCATACAAGCCATATCGAGCAACGGAGGTACCCCTTTGGTAGTGTGTGTAGATAAAAAAGTCGTCGGAGTCATCGAGTTGCAAGATATCATCAAACCAGGTATTCAAGAGCGTTTTGCCCGATTACGAAAAATGGGCGTTAAAACCGTCATGGTAACAGGAGATAATCCTCTTACAGCAAAATATATAGCGAAAGAAGCCGGAGTAGATGACTTTATCGCTGAAGCCAAACCCGAAGACAAAATGAATTACATTCGTAAAGAGCAAGATACAGGAAAACTCGTTGCAATGATGGGAGACGGGACAAACGACGCACCGGCTCTTGCACAAGCGAACGTAGGCGTAGCCATGAACAGTGGAACACAGGCTGCAAAAGAAGCCGGTAATATGGTCGATCTCGATAATGATCCCACCAAATTGATTGAGATAGTAGAAATAGGGAAACAATTACTCATGACACGGGGAACACTCACTACCTTCTCAATCGCTAACGACGTAGCAAAATATTTTGCCATCGTCCCCGCATTGTTCATGCTTTCGATCCCCGAACTGGCAGCATTAAATATCATGCACCTACATAGTCCCGAAAGCGCGATATTGAGTGCCGTTATTTTCAATGCCATTATTATACCGATTCTTATACCACTGGCATTACGGGGAGTAAAATACAAACCAATCGGAGCCTCAGCTCTACTCAGACGGAACTTGCTGATCTACGGATTAGGAGGAATCATAGCCCCGTTTGTAGGCATTAAACTCATCGATTTATTTATCAGTTTATTCTTTTAA
- the kdpA gene encoding potassium-transporting ATPase subunit KdpA, with protein MNTEIAGIVLQIVLMIVIAYPLGKYIAKVYKGEKNLMDFMTPVEKWIYKLSGINPNEEMNWKQFLKALLTLNLFWFIWGMVLLVSQGWLPLNPDGNGPQSPDQAFNTCISFMVNCNLQHYSGESGLTYLTQLFVIMLFQFITAATGMAAMAGIMKAMAAKTTKTIGNFWYFLVRSCTRILLPLSLIVGFILITEGVPMGFDGKMTVPTLEGTEQTVSQGPAAAIIPIKQLGTNGGGYFGVNSSHPLENPTYLTNMVECWSILVIPMAMIFALGFYLKKRKLAFTIFGVMLFAYLVGVGINTYQEMNGNPRIDAMGISQNGGAMEGKEIRLGSGATALWSVTTTVTSNGSVNGMHDSTMPLSGMIEMLNMQINTWFGGVGVGWMNYYTFIIIAVFISGLMVGRTPEFLGKKVEAKEMKIATIVALLHPFVILTGTALSSYLFVHAPQFVAGEGGWLNNPGFHGLSEMLYEYTSSAANNGSGFEGLGDNTFFWNFTCGIVLILSRFIPIIGQVAIAGLLAEKKYIPESAGTLKTDTLTFGVMTFAVIFIVAALSFFPVHALSTIAEHFSL; from the coding sequence ATGAATACAGAAATTGCCGGCATAGTATTGCAAATCGTCCTGATGATAGTTATAGCCTATCCTCTGGGAAAATACATTGCCAAAGTATATAAGGGAGAAAAGAACCTGATGGACTTTATGACTCCCGTCGAAAAATGGATATATAAACTCAGCGGGATTAATCCCAATGAAGAAATGAACTGGAAACAATTCCTGAAAGCCTTACTTACACTAAACCTATTTTGGTTTATCTGGGGTATGGTTTTACTGGTAAGTCAGGGATGGTTGCCCTTAAACCCTGATGGAAACGGTCCTCAGTCGCCCGACCAGGCATTTAATACTTGCATCAGTTTTATGGTAAACTGTAATTTGCAACATTACAGCGGGGAAAGCGGACTTACCTATTTGACTCAGTTATTCGTTATCATGCTCTTCCAGTTTATTACAGCCGCAACCGGTATGGCTGCAATGGCCGGTATTATGAAAGCCATGGCCGCCAAAACGACTAAAACAATCGGAAACTTCTGGTATTTTCTGGTAAGAAGCTGTACTCGTATCCTTTTACCCTTATCCCTCATCGTGGGCTTTATTCTTATAACAGAAGGCGTTCCGATGGGATTCGATGGTAAAATGACTGTTCCGACTCTCGAAGGAACCGAACAAACCGTATCACAGGGACCGGCAGCCGCAATTATCCCGATTAAACAACTGGGAACTAATGGAGGAGGTTATTTCGGAGTAAATTCTTCACATCCGCTCGAAAATCCGACATACCTTACCAATATGGTCGAATGCTGGTCGATATTGGTCATACCTATGGCCATGATCTTTGCTCTTGGTTTCTATCTGAAAAAGAGAAAACTGGCATTTACTATTTTCGGAGTCATGCTTTTTGCTTATCTGGTAGGTGTAGGAATAAATACGTACCAGGAGATGAACGGTAATCCTCGTATCGATGCCATGGGAATTTCGCAAAACGGAGGTGCCATGGAAGGTAAAGAAATACGATTGGGATCGGGTGCTACCGCATTATGGAGTGTAACGACAACGGTGACATCAAACGGTTCGGTAAACGGTATGCATGACAGCACAATGCCTCTTTCGGGAATGATAGAGATGCTGAACATGCAAATAAATACATGGTTTGGCGGTGTTGGTGTCGGTTGGATGAACTATTACACATTTATTATTATTGCGGTGTTCATCAGCGGGCTTATGGTAGGACGTACTCCCGAATTTCTGGGGAAAAAAGTAGAGGCAAAAGAAATGAAAATTGCAACGATCGTCGCACTCCTCCACCCGTTCGTTATTCTTACCGGAACAGCCCTCAGTTCATATCTTTTCGTACATGCTCCGCAATTTGTGGCGGGAGAGGGAGGTTGGCTCAATAATCCCGGGTTCCATGGGCTGAGCGAAATGTTATACGAATATACCTCATCGGCAGCAAACAACGGATCGGGATTTGAAGGCTTGGGAGACAATACGTTCTTCTGGAATTTTACTTGTGGCATTGTTCTAATATTGTCCCGGTTTATTCCGATCATCGGGCAAGTTGCCATCGCCGGGCTACTGGCTGAAAAGAAATACATACCCGAAAGTGCCGGAACCTTAAAAACCGATACCCTCACCTTCGGTGTAATGACCTTTGCCGTCATTTTTATCGTGGCCGCCCTGTCATTTTTCCCGGTACATGCATTAAGTACCATCGCAGAACATTTCAGTTTATAA
- a CDS encoding potassium-transporting ATPase subunit F: MYTALFIIGLAAFGYMCYVLVKPEKF; the protein is encoded by the coding sequence ATGTATACTGCATTATTTATTATCGGATTAGCCGCTTTCGGCTACATGTGCTACGTACTTGTCAAACCTGAAAAATTCTAA